Proteins encoded by one window of Acidipropionibacterium virtanenii:
- a CDS encoding alcohol dehydrogenase catalytic domain-containing protein, with translation MTDMMQAIRIAGPGGPETLAVTAVPKPDVKPGWVRIRVKAFGVNESEVTSRRGESSPDFTFPRILGIEGAGIIDAVAPGSAFTPGQKVVTMMGGMGRSFDGSYADYTVVPEGQVIPFESDLGWDVVGALPEMFQTAYGSLTTGLGLRSGQTLLIRGGSSAVGLSAATLARVIGATVISTTRNPDHEGLLREHGADHVLIDDGNLAGKVHDLAADGVDAALELVGLNVLPDTMGAVRRGGTACFTGALGGTWVLESFSPFEVIPSGVRLTTYAGEATDLPTDAFAHQLAGISTGRIKPVIAKVYHGLIQASQAHADLEGGHTPGKRVVVL, from the coding sequence ATGACTGACATGATGCAGGCCATCCGAATTGCAGGGCCAGGAGGACCCGAGACCCTGGCCGTAACCGCCGTCCCGAAGCCCGATGTCAAGCCCGGGTGGGTGCGCATCCGGGTGAAGGCATTCGGGGTCAACGAGTCCGAGGTGACCAGCCGCAGGGGCGAATCCTCCCCGGACTTCACGTTTCCGCGCATTCTTGGTATCGAGGGCGCCGGCATCATTGACGCTGTCGCACCGGGAAGCGCGTTCACGCCGGGACAGAAGGTCGTGACGATGATGGGCGGCATGGGTCGCAGCTTCGACGGCTCCTATGCCGATTACACAGTCGTCCCCGAGGGGCAAGTCATCCCATTCGAGAGCGATCTCGGATGGGATGTCGTGGGCGCACTGCCTGAGATGTTCCAGACTGCGTACGGCTCGCTGACCACCGGGCTCGGGCTCCGGTCGGGGCAGACCCTTCTGATCCGTGGCGGCAGCTCGGCCGTCGGACTGTCCGCAGCGACACTCGCAAGGGTCATCGGTGCCACAGTGATCTCCACTACCCGAAACCCCGATCATGAGGGGCTCTTGCGCGAGCACGGAGCCGATCATGTCCTCATCGACGACGGCAATCTGGCAGGCAAGGTTCATGACCTCGCCGCAGATGGAGTAGACGCAGCGCTTGAACTTGTCGGTCTCAACGTACTCCCCGACACCATGGGCGCTGTACGGCGAGGAGGCACCGCATGCTTCACCGGAGCACTCGGCGGAACCTGGGTCCTGGAGAGCTTCTCTCCCTTCGAAGTCATCCCCTCCGGCGTGCGCCTGACCACCTATGCGGGTGAAGCAACCGATCTCCCCACGGACGCTTTTGCACACCAGCTCGCTGGGATCAGTACAGGACGCATCAAACCCGTGATCGCAAAGGTCTACCACGGCTTGATTCAGGCCTCCCAAGCTCATGCGGACCTCGAAGGCGGACACACGCCTGGGAAGCGTGTCGTGGTCCTGTGA
- a CDS encoding MmcQ/YjbR family DNA-binding protein produces MYYRTHITGEGKRMDTSVQDRAAARTQKLPGAELTHPFGEDWGVWKVCGKVFMLQTQITGEPLVILKSAPMEARALKQAHESITPGYHMNKKHWISLTPGGDMDPRLVDDLVTESYLLVVEKLPRSERPVDPDTFGQPTNGEAK; encoded by the coding sequence ATGTACTATCGTACACACATCACCGGTGAAGGGAAGAGAATGGATACCTCAGTGCAGGATCGGGCTGCCGCTCGCACCCAGAAGCTGCCGGGTGCGGAACTGACGCATCCCTTCGGGGAGGACTGGGGGGTGTGGAAAGTCTGTGGCAAGGTGTTCATGTTGCAGACTCAGATCACCGGCGAGCCACTGGTGATCCTCAAGTCCGCTCCCATGGAGGCACGGGCCTTGAAGCAGGCGCACGAGTCGATCACCCCCGGCTACCACATGAACAAGAAGCACTGGATCAGTCTGACCCCTGGGGGCGACATGGACCCACGCTTGGTCGACGACCTCGTCACGGAGTCCTACCTCCTCGTCGTGGAGAAACTGCCTAGGAGCGAGAGGCCGGTTGACCCGGACACATTCGGCCAGCCCACGAACGGCGAGGCGAAGTGA